In one Lolium rigidum isolate FL_2022 chromosome 3, APGP_CSIRO_Lrig_0.1, whole genome shotgun sequence genomic region, the following are encoded:
- the LOC124695859 gene encoding uncharacterized protein LOC124695859, which yields MATTACSPLLSSTAAISASQSVTPSSKRFLPRPYRPPRPRPRLRAGSLKEWREFEDAVESKDLSRALRFLQSVEPAYYPEAPASAGTQVALPVPPGRDWEVLDACIDADDMRLVGRAYQFLSDRGVLANFGKCKNIVLEGPREVTPTTLKEMTGLEAAKLAPKKWGLSGNSPYVLTMFLGGVSFLLTQGVDLRPNLAAILGLATADALFLGGTCAAQISSFWPPYKRRILVHEAGHLLTAYLMGCPIRGVILDPFVALRMGIQGQAGTQFWDEKMEKELGEGHLSSTAFDRYCMILFAGIAAEALVYGEAEGGENDENLFRSLCILLNPPLSVAQMANRARWSVMQSYNLLKWHKKAHRAAVKALESGHGLSVVIRRIEEAISSDI from the exons ATGGCGACCACCGCctgctccccgctgctctcctccACCGCGGCCATCTCCGCCTCGCAGTCGGTCACCCCCTCCTCCAAGCGCTTCCTCCCGCGCCCCTACCGCCcaccgcggcccaggccccgactCCGCGCGGGCTCCCTCAAGGAATGGCGCGAGTTCGAGGACGCCGTTGAGAGCAAGGACCTCTCGCGCGCGCTGCGCTTCCTGCAGTCGGTGGAGCCCGCGTATTATCCGGAGGCGCCAGCGTCCGCGGGTACGCAGGTGGCGCTCCCCGTGCCGCCGGGGCGGGACTGGGAGGTGCTGGACGCCTgcatcgacgccgacgacatgCGGCTCGTCGGCCGGGCGTATCAGTTCCTCTCCGACCGCGGGGTCCTCGCCAACTTCGGCAAGTGCAAAAACATAG TTCTCGAGGGACCAAGAGAAGTTACACCAACAACCTTAAAGGAGATGACAGGCCTGGAAG CTGCAAAGCTTGCACCAAAGAAGTGGGGTCTCTCAGGGAATTCTCCTTATGTCCTGACTATGTTTCTTGGAGGTGTATCTTTTCTACTGACTCAGGGAGTTGATCTACGGCCTAACTTAGCTGCCATATTGGGGTTAGCAACAGCAGATGCGCTCTTCCTTGGTGGTACTTGTGCTGCACAAATCTCATCTTTCTGGCCTCCATACAAGCGCAGAATCCTTGTACATGAAGCAGGCCATCTTCTTACCG CTTATCTAATGGGTTGCCCCATACGAGGAGTCATCTTGGATCCCTTTGTGGCATTGCGAATGGGCATTCAAGGCCAG GCAGGGACACAGTTCTGggatgaaaaaatggaaaaagaactCGGTGAGGGTCATCTATCTAGTACAGCATTTGACAG ATACTGCATGATTCTATTTGCTGGGATTGCTGCAGAAGCACTTGTATATGGGGAGGCAGAAGGAGGAGAAAATGATGAGAATTTATTCAGGAGTTTATGCATTCTGCTTAATCCCCCGCTTTCTGTTGCGCAG ATGGCAAACAGAGCTCGCTGGTCAGTCATGCAATCTTACAACCTTCTGAAGTGGCACAAGAAAGCGCATAGAGCTGCCGTCAAAGCACTCGAAAGTGGACATGGTCTCAGCGTTGTCATTAGGAGGATAGAAGAAGCCATCTCTTCCGACATATAG